gaatttccatgtgggaaaaatccaggaagtaaagcaaacgttgaagaagagtacacttgcaagataaatgtgacactttctaatgtcacaatggagggacaactatgcaggttgattttagcgctgctcatcgtggactatattgctgtcattgttcattttagtcaaaccatacagtttgaaaacgaggcgcggctccaactagaaaacaatgttttgatgcattggatgtgctgaatgtgcatattaaggcagtacaggaggaggtgcacattaataatcctccaggactgtaacatgctcatgtttaacccaaacaatgtgtcatgtgactgcagttgcttcacatccaggtcggaacaccttcctttggaaccggaccgagaccacctcttcaagaaggtctcagtctggttgttttgctgtgttcacacctgcttaaacgcacttaaaaaaaaaaagtggtcagCGTTAACGAGTATGACCGCACTTCATTTGTCAATCTACTGTCTCTCACAGGATCCAGCAGCGAGGACGAGACTGTCCTGTCCCAACCTGTGTGTCCATAAAGAGTGACCGCTCTATGCCTCTATATGTTTGTTTCAAAGATCAGGAAAACTCTGCCAAGCAGAGGTAAGaatttcaaactttttttttaaccctcttAAGGAATGATGAtgacatgattcctttctatctCATTCAGAACGCCCTATTTAAACAGTCccgcctactgttgctgcttcctctgcaagacactttgcaacccacctccagcccagctcctccttttcatgttgtgtctgacttatcaatgtaatttctgtttgtcacttctgctcctctgctgtgtACCTAGgtggtctttgctgctgctctccctgtcttaggctttccatgaaggcacatggaagggcagagaggtgtgctgtctgccttaggctttctgcataggcccaaaaacagagccataccaccaaatataaaactgcaaactgaaataaagttttctttagctaaagtggtcctgactgaaatccCACTTCAGTTTCCTTTTCCTCACATCTCATCCAGAAATTATAGAAACATTGACCAAAGAgctaaatttgtgtttttaccagcATTTATCATGCTATGAGATAACATCTGTGACAAGGTATATGTGTGCCTGTGTTCgtaattattttaaaacttCACAGAGGTCATCAGGAAAATTCAAATGTTCCCAGTGGTCAGCCTGCCCAGCAACATCCAACAGATCTGGACTCCATATTCATGGTGTGTAAATGTACAAACATATGACTTCAACCACAGATTGGTCCTAACAGTCTCCATGCTGCACCCTTTCAGTCTGTGACAGGTGATCTGATGTTTTGTCATCTGACCAACATATTGTTCTGTTTCAGCTGCTTGAGAAGAACATTGTCAGTTTTGTGAAGAACGAACTGAAAAGGTTTCACAGTATTATGAATCCAGATTACCCAGAATGCTTAGAGAGTCAGCGTGAGGATGAAAAGTGGTTGGACAGTGAGGATgtgaagcagaggaggagcagcagagaggcgTTTATGAACATCACATTGAATTTCCTGAGGAGAATGAAGCAGGAGGAGCTGGCTGACTATCTGCAGAACAGTGAGAGCACTTTATCAAACTAAACATGATAGAAGAACAAGTGGATGCAAGAATTCTGTCATAAATATAATGCATCTGATCTATCCATTATTTTAGGATTCACTGAGAAGCTGTTCAACTCCACTGATGAGCTGAAAGGACTTAATTGAGGGAGGACGATTACACAGATCATTGTTGCATCCATTTATTGATTactcttcttttctcttttcaggAATTCAGCTGTGCCAATGTAAACTCAAGTCTAACCTGCAGAAGaagttccagtgtgtgtttgaggggatCGCTAAAGCAGGAAACCCAACTCTTCTGAATCAGATCTACACAGAGCTCTACATCACAGAGGGAGGGACTGCAGAGGTCAATGATGAACATGAGGTCAGACAGATTGAAACAGCCTCCAGGAAACCAGACAGACCAGAAACAACCATCAGACAAGAAGACATCTTTAAAGCCCCACCTGGAAGAGATGAACCAATCAGAACAGTGATGACAAAGGGAGTGGCTGGCATTGGGAAAACAGTCTTAACACAGAAGTTCACTCTGGACTGGGCTGAAGACAAAGCCAACCAGGACATACAGTTCACATTTCCATTCACTTTCAGAGAGCTGAAtgtgctgaaagagaaaaagtacAGCTTGGTGGAACTTGTTCATCACTTCTTTACTGAAACCAAAGAAGCAGGAATCTGCAGGTTTGAAGAGTTCCAGGTTGTGTTCATCTTTGACGGTCTGGATGAGTGTCGACTTCCTCTGGACTTCCACAACAATGAGATCCTGACTGATGTTACAGAGTCCACCTCAGTGGATGTGCTGCTGACAAACCTCATCAGGGGGAAACTGCTTCCCTCTGCTCGCCTCTGGATAACCACACGAcctgcagcagccaatcagatcccTCCTGACTGTGTTGACATGgtgacagaggtcagagggtTCACTGACCCACAGAAGGAGGAGTACTTCAGGAAGAGATtcagagatgaggagcaggcCAGCAGAATCATCTCCCACATCAAGACATCACGAAGCCTCCACATCATGTGCCACATCCCAGTCTTCTGCTGGATCACTGCTACAGTTCTGGAGGATGTGATGAAGaccagagaggaaggagagctgCCCAAGACCCTGACTGAGATGTACATCCACTTCCTGGTGGTTCAGACCAAAGTGAAGAACATCAAGtatgatggaggagctgagaCAGATCATCACTGGAGTCCAGAGAGCAGGAAGATGATTGAGTCTCTGGGAAAACTGGCTTTTGATCAGCTGCAGAAAGGCAACCTGATCTTCTATGAATCAGACCTGACAGAGTGTGGCATCGATATCAGAGCAGCCTCAGTGTACTCAGGAGTGTTCACACAGATCtttaaagaggagagaggactgtacCAGGACAAGGTGTTCTGCTTCGTCCATCTGACTGTTCAGGAGTTTCTGGCTGCTCTTCATGTCCATCTGACCTTCATCAACTCTGGAGTCAACCTGATGGCAGAAGAACCAACAGGCACCTCCCAGCTGTCTAAAGTCTTCAGAGACAAACCTACACTAACACATCTCCACCAGAGTGCTGTGGACAAGGCCTTACAGAGTCCAAATGGACACCTGGACTTGTTCCTCCGCTTCCTCCTGGGTCTGTCACTGCAGACCAATCAGAGACACCTTCAAGGTCTGCTGACTCAGACAGGGAACTGCTCAGAAACCAATCAGACAACAGTTGAGCACGTCAAGAGGAAGATCAGTGAGAATCTGTCTGCAGAGAGAAGCATCAACCTGTTCCACTGTCTGAATGAACTGAATGATCATTCTCTAGTGGAGGAGATCCAACAGTACCTGAGTTCAGGAAGTCTCTCCACAGATAAACTGTCTCCTGCTCAGTGGTCAGCTCTGGTCTTCATCTTACTGTCATCAGAAGAAGATCTGGACGTGTTTGACCTGAAGAAATACTCTGCTTCAGAGGAGGCTCTAATGAGACTGCTGCCAGTGGTCAAAGCCTCCAACAAAGCTCTGTAAGTGGATGAGTAGTGGTTCAGCAGGTAGACACAGTTGTCTGTTGATTGCAGGGTTGGTGATTCAATTCCTTATttctccagtccacatgtcatAGTACAgctgagcaagacactgaaccacAAATTGCCCCCGAATGTCCGGCCAGTGCTTTGCATGGTGCCATCTATGTATATCAGATACCTTTTAGatcatcaaaacaaaaacccagaAACTAATAAAATTGAACTTTACTCTTGGTTACCTATTCCACAGGCTGGATGACTGTAACCTCTCAGAGAGAAGCTGTGAAGCTCTGTCCTCAGTTCTCAGCTCTCCATCCTCTATGAGAGACCTGGACCTGAGTAACAATGACTTGCAGGATTCAGGAATGAAGCTTCTTTCCATTGGACTGCGGAGTCCACACTGTGAACTGGAAACTCTCAGGTGAGGATTCATCTGTTTGTTTGATGACCACTTGTGtactttttttaacatgtggACAAATGTAAGCAAAGTAGAGCTGTgaaacaatttttaaaattgtgaTTATTGTATTTTAATCAAATGATTACAattccattattttgcatttcaaaacagtttttaagTCAATCTAAACAAGGTGAAGTATTTCTTACCAGAGTGTTTTGATTGGGTAACTTCAACTGGGCCAACTTTCACTTTTCACCTGCATTGCTCAGCGTCAGCTGCCAGCTTGACGTACTTAAGGCTCTTGGGCTTGTAGGCCACCTCCAAAGCATCCTCCCAGGGCACAGTGAGCTGATTTAGACGAGGCACAGTGAGCAGGACGAAAGCACGAGGACTGGTCTGAGGTTAGTAGAAGCGATCTCAGATGGGAGGCATAGACGCTGATTCAGATCTGCCAGTAACCTCAAGTCTCCTGCTCCTCCGGCTGGTGTTTGATTTTACTGTACAAGCCTCAGATTGCTTCACACCTTCGTGGACACACCTTCTTGTAAGCACCAGATGGACTGATGGAGGACATAGGGCATTGATGGATGTCTGTCTGGTCTCCAGGGCTGCTGCTAGAAACTTTAAAACCTGATTGTGCTGCCAGTTAAAACGACCCTCTGTCAGGCTTGTCTTGCAGCCAaccaaaatgtgtttcaggattgCTAGAGATGGGCAGAGGGGGCAAGCAGGGTGTTCACCGCACCATTGGCTGAGGTTCCTCTGAAATGGCAGGACATCGTAGGTGGCTTGTATTATGAGGCTAGTTTGAGATGCTTCCATGTCCCACAATTCCTTCCAAGAGAACTTTCTATTGTCAACTGCAAAATGGAGCTTTGCCGTCTTTGACGATGTGGTTGCCCTCTGACAGCAGGCAGCCTGTTTAGCTGCTCCTGTGTGCTTAGCTCATAGGTCGGAGCTAAAACTCAAACAAAAGTACGTCAGCGatattttaattccatttgACACAAGATGCAGATTACTGTGGACTTGTCAACTGAGCCGTCAGGGAGTTTCTAATGTGAAAAGGAGCCTTCAGAGGTGCAGGactttacctttacctttacaatgtctttatacatttttgtctgttttattagcTGGtgcatcattttattattattaacatattTATTGTTCTACTTTGTGCTCTTGtcctttcttttactttttatcttcTGCACCCCTCCTTCATTATGGCATACCTGAGCAAGGCTTAACCCCAGCGGAGCGGCTCAGTGGTCAGACTGTGGTTGTACTTGGCAGCTTCCAGAATATGGGTCATATGTTAGGGTGGTCAATGTATAACTGTAAAAGACAAACTTCCTTGAATAACTAAAgggttgtgtgtttgtctttgcagGCTGTCAGGCTGTCTGATTTCAGAGGAAGGCTGTGTTGATCTGGCCTCAGCTCTGAGCtccaacccctcccatctgagagagctggacctAAGCTACAATCATCCAGGAGACTCAGGAAtgaagctgctgtctgctggacTAAAGGGTCCAGACTGGAGACTGGACACTGTCAGGTAGGGACAGATATCAAAAGCTCACCCCTTGTTGGTCTGGTCCACAGCAGTAAAGATTCATGTTAGCCAGAAAATCAGTGTGACTGTGTTTCTGCCTCCAGGGTGGATTACTGCAGTAGGAAGAGGCTGGAACGTGGTCTGAGCAAATGTAAGTGGGGGTTCAGCTGATTCAGTGATTCATTTGATGCCCAACATGCTTAAAAATGTTTCCTCACAACAGTCTTGCAGAgtatcagtccctccaggatttcataGGCTTTTGGAGGAATTTTTGCAGCCTGAGATGTCTGATCTCACCACAGCTTTTCTAAAACATCCTCCACCTGCTCTCTTTGCCTGGTTAGCAAAAGCTAGCACAGTAGCAGCAGCTAACAGATGATACCAAGTTGTTAAAACCGTCCCAACAATCTCCCACTGACACAGAAATGGCTCGACTCTACCGTTACACCTGTTAAAACTGTTGGGTAACGGCGCAGAGCTCtggtcctgcagcagcagtctaATGTTGATCAGAGAGCCTGAGTGAATAAATACGCTGCATGGAGCTCGATACTAAAATGACACTTTACCctatgaaattttaaaaaaaaaattaaattttaaattttggGTTATTGgacaaaaaattaaaagtcGTGCAGAACTGACAGGGATTGGCTGAAGCTGCATAAATCATTGCAAtccatcctcactgtgacctcatcacatgtccacgtttggtcatggactttccacgtccacatatgacgtccaaggtaccctgggtgtgttggttgttgacgttctgggacgccgtgtcaacttcagcctgttactgTTCCGGCCTCGATTTgaagcagaagtataaatcctgctttagagTCCAAGTTTGTTCAACCTGCTTTCCGAAACAGACCCTTGCTGTGTCATATGATAAACTTCATCTGTGTCTTTTTGTCTCCTCAGATTTCTGTGAACTCAccctggacacaaacacattaaacagacaCCTCAAACTGTCCGACAACAACAGGAGGGTGACATGGTCACTGAAGTGTCAACCATATCCTGATCACTCAGACAGGTTTGACTACTGCTGGCAGCTGCTGTGTACAGATGGTCTGACTGGTCGACGttactgggaggtggagtggaGAGGAAAGATCGTTATTGCAGTGACTTACCGAGGAATCGGTAGAAGAGGACAGGATGGTGTCTGCAGGCTGGGATGGAACGATCAGTCCTGGAGTCTGTACTGCTCCAATAAACGTTACTGTGTTTGTCATAATAACAAAGTCACAGCCATCTCCCACCGCCCCTCCTCTCGCACAGTAGCAGTGTATGTGGACTGTCCTGCTGGCATCCTGTCCTTCTACAGAGTCTCCTCTGACTCACTGATCCACCTCCACACCTTCAACACCACCTTCACTGAGCCTCTGTACCCTGGCTTTGGGTTCGGGGTTAGTATTAAATCCAGctcctcagtgtttctgtgtgagccATAGGATGGAGTCTCCTGGAGAAAGAAACACACCAGTGACGGAGAGGACCGACTGAAATCGCTCATCTTGTATAATATCACACACTgatgtgcattaaaaaaacattttaacatcagcACAATCAAATTTTGTATACTGGGGGAAGTGAAATTATTTCCTGAGAGCTGAACTCACTGTGGTGACTCTATGTTTGTAGTAAGACACAttttggggcagcagtagctcagtcaaTAGGGAGCTGGGTTTGGAACCAGAAGGTCACCAgctcaagtccccgtccagatAAAATCCTTATTTAACGATCATCTGcagggttgccaactctcaCACATCTGGCGTGACTGTCACTCTTTCACCATCAATGTCACTCTCTCACGCCCGTTTAAGAAATCTCACGCCGGATGTTCACTGGATCCGTCGCGTGTGCGATTCGGCCACGGCACAGACTCGCTCCATCCTGTGCCGGGCGTCAATGTCCACTGAGAACTATAGCGGCGCGCACAC
The sequence above is drawn from the Epinephelus moara isolate mb chromosome 12, YSFRI_EMoa_1.0, whole genome shotgun sequence genome and encodes:
- the LOC126398246 gene encoding NLR family CARD domain-containing protein 3-like isoform X2, producing the protein MNQAEDREEGVPPSKTTLCGEHDSQTKAQRPDSPVSSCVSFKSDLSMDEPMSFKGGHPSDQKIQHERPDCPGPGPGPGPGPKPEPGPGPELGPSCVSFKSDQSMGRPINFKDGEHSDSQRIQQRGRDCPVPTCVSIKSDRSMPLYVCFKDQENSAKQRGHQENSNVPSGQPAQQHPTDLDSIFMLLEKNIVSFVKNELKRFHSIMNPDYPECLESQREDEKWLDSEDVKQRRSSREAFMNITLNFLRRMKQEELADYLQNRIQLCQCKLKSNLQKKFQCVFEGIAKAGNPTLLNQIYTELYITEGGTAEVNDEHEVRQIETASRKPDRPETTIRQEDIFKAPPGRDEPIRTVMTKGVAGIGKTVLTQKFTLDWAEDKANQDIQFTFPFTFRELNVLKEKKYSLVELVHHFFTETKEAGICRFEEFQVVFIFDGLDECRLPLDFHNNEILTDVTESTSVDVLLTNLIRGKLLPSARLWITTRPAAANQIPPDCVDMVTEVRGFTDPQKEEYFRKRFRDEEQASRIISHIKTSRSLHIMCHIPVFCWITATVLEDVMKTREEGELPKTLTEMYIHFLVVQTKVKNIKYDGGAETDHHWSPESRKMIESLGKLAFDQLQKGNLIFYESDLTECGIDIRAASVYSGVFTQIFKEERGLYQDKVFCFVHLTVQEFLAALHVHLTFINSGVNLMAEEPTGTSQLSKVFRDKPTLTHLHQSAVDKALQSPNGHLDLFLRFLLGLSLQTNQRHLQGLLTQTGNCSETNQTTVEHVKRKISENLSAERSINLFHCLNELNDHSLVEEIQQYLSSGSLSTDKLSPAQWSALVFILLSSEEDLDVFDLKKYSASEEALMRLLPVVKASNKALLDDCNLSERSCEALSSVLSSPSSMRDLDLSNNDLQDSGMKLLSIGLRSPHCELETLSVSCQLDVLKALGLVGHLQSILPGHSELI
- the LOC126398246 gene encoding NACHT, LRR and PYD domains-containing protein 12-like isoform X1, with protein sequence MNQAEDREEGVPPSKTTLCGEHDSQTKAQRPDSPVSSCVSFKSDLSMDEPMSFKGGHPSDQKIQHERPDCPGPGPGPGPGPKPEPGPGPELGPSCVSFKSDQSMGRPINFKDGEHSDSQRIQQRGRDCPVPTCVSIKSDRSMPLYVCFKDQENSAKQRGHQENSNVPSGQPAQQHPTDLDSIFMLLEKNIVSFVKNELKRFHSIMNPDYPECLESQREDEKWLDSEDVKQRRSSREAFMNITLNFLRRMKQEELADYLQNRIQLCQCKLKSNLQKKFQCVFEGIAKAGNPTLLNQIYTELYITEGGTAEVNDEHEVRQIETASRKPDRPETTIRQEDIFKAPPGRDEPIRTVMTKGVAGIGKTVLTQKFTLDWAEDKANQDIQFTFPFTFRELNVLKEKKYSLVELVHHFFTETKEAGICRFEEFQVVFIFDGLDECRLPLDFHNNEILTDVTESTSVDVLLTNLIRGKLLPSARLWITTRPAAANQIPPDCVDMVTEVRGFTDPQKEEYFRKRFRDEEQASRIISHIKTSRSLHIMCHIPVFCWITATVLEDVMKTREEGELPKTLTEMYIHFLVVQTKVKNIKYDGGAETDHHWSPESRKMIESLGKLAFDQLQKGNLIFYESDLTECGIDIRAASVYSGVFTQIFKEERGLYQDKVFCFVHLTVQEFLAALHVHLTFINSGVNLMAEEPTGTSQLSKVFRDKPTLTHLHQSAVDKALQSPNGHLDLFLRFLLGLSLQTNQRHLQGLLTQTGNCSETNQTTVEHVKRKISENLSAERSINLFHCLNELNDHSLVEEIQQYLSSGSLSTDKLSPAQWSALVFILLSSEEDLDVFDLKKYSASEEALMRLLPVVKASNKALLDDCNLSERSCEALSSVLSSPSSMRDLDLSNNDLQDSGMKLLSIGLRSPHCELETLRLSGCLISEEGCVDLASALSSNPSHLRELDLSYNHPGDSGMKLLSAGLKGPDWRLDTVRVDYCSRKRLERGLSKYFCELTLDTNTLNRHLKLSDNNRRVTWSLKCQPYPDHSDRFDYCWQLLCTDGLTGRRYWEVEWRGKIVIAVTYRGIGRRGQDGVCRLGWNDQSWSLYCSNKRYCVCHNNKVTAISHRPSSRTVAVYVDCPAGILSFYRVSSDSLIHLHTFNTTFTEPLYPGFGFGVSIKSSSSVFLCEP